GCTTTGGCTTTCGCCAAGCAATATGGTCACGAGGTCACAAAGAGGGAAGGACAAAGGGTGAGGTGCGAGGCTTATTGCAACGCCGCTCGATTTTGCCATCAATATAGGGTTTATAAAGAACGGGTGGCGCATGGTTAAAAATGAATCGAAGCCCCTTTTCATCTGCGACATCTGCGGTTTCTCAAGCGAGAACCACGAGGACATCTTGAAACACTTGATCGATTGGCACGATGTCCAACCCGAGCTCAAGGGCTTTATGGATCAAAGCGAGGATCATATAACCATAATTGAGATTGAAGGGGGTGAGAAAGGATGAAGGACTTAAGAAATGACCCTCAAGCCATCTCCCAAGTCCCTGCAACCAAAGTTTATCAGAAGGAGAAAGAAATGGCAAAGACTCCGATGCTTTCCCATTTCAAAGATTTGGTGGGAAATGATTTAGTGATGATCTATGGACCGACACGAGCCGGGAAATCCAGCCTGGCCAGAGAAATTGCAAAAGAGGTCCTTAAAAATGGGGGCAAGGTTTTTTATCTGGATACTGAAGGGTCGCTGGATTTAATGGATCGAAAGGAATTGGGACAATCATATCGTTATACCCCACTCTTTGAGGAAATCGAAAATATCGTCCGAAGACTGCCCGAACTTGATGTATTCATATTGGATTCCGTGGGCCTTCCAATATTGGGGAAATATGCCCGGGCTAATTTCAAACAAAGAGGGGAAGCCATGCTCTCCATGCACGCCCTGCTTGCGGATATCAAGGATTGGGCCCACAAGAAACAAGCCATCGCCATAGTCATCAATCAAGACAAATCGACCATCTCCCGGGAAGAGACGGAATCCGGCGAGGAGATACTGGAGCCTTTCGGGGGCAAGGGGGCCTATTTTGTCAAGGAAATCCTCCGACTGATTCCCGTAAGAAGGGATAGAAATATCACCCGTTCGCTTCTTCTGGCTCATGATTGCCGGAAACTGGGACGGGGCGCGCCCGTGGCGGAAATATCCATCACCGCCGATAGATTCGATTTCTCCTGGAAACTTAAGGAAAGGGAAGCTCCCATCGGGATACCGGAAAGCTCTTTTAAGGATTTTGAAATCCTGATAAACGAAGCCTCTACCGATGCGGATTTGGATAAAGTCAAAAACCAAATTCCGTGGGATTCGCTTTCGCCCGAACAAAAGAAAACGCTTTCAGATCTGGGCAAAGAAAAAAGAAGACAGATTAGAGAAGGAAAGACTAAGGAGGCCCCATTTTAGGGGTGGAAAATGAGAACCTTCATTGAAGAAAAAGCTCAAAGATTGCTCAACGAAAAAAACATAGAGCTATTGGAAAGTGGGCCGGGCAAAAGGAGAAAATTCAGAATAAAGGGAGACAACGATTCTTATCTTATTTTTCTTTGGTCTGATAATACCCATTATTGTAACTGTCCGGCAAGGATCGAAGAGTGTAGCCATATAAAAGCCGCAAAAATGTACCGGCCGCCCATCATCTTCCGCTTGAAAATTTTGGTTAAAAGAATCTGGAGGAGAAGATGAGAACAAAATCCGACCAACTGGTGATAGAGCGATGTGCCGGGTGCCTGAGGGTAACCGATGAGGGCTATTGCTCCGTCTGCAAATATCCCGAAGTTGCCTGGATGCACGAAAGCGGCGAGTGCCCGGGGTTCGTGGATGACGAGGAGACTTTGAGAATGAGCGAGCCATATTCCCAAGAGGAAACCACCGAAGAAGAGCGAGCCAAACTTAGTAGAGGAAACCGGGGATAATTGAGCGAAAGCCGGGTTTGGTTAAGGAGCCCAACAAGGGATGAGCGAGCCAATTGATCGGTGAGAAACCCGGTGCCGGATGAGCGGAGCCAGAGATTGAAGAGGGAAACCAACGGTATGGAGCGAGCCAGTGGTCGAAGAGGAAACCAACTGA
This window of the Actinomycetota bacterium genome carries:
- a CDS encoding AAA family ATPase, whose translation is MKDLRNDPQAISQVPATKVYQKEKEMAKTPMLSHFKDLVGNDLVMIYGPTRAGKSSLAREIAKEVLKNGGKVFYLDTEGSLDLMDRKELGQSYRYTPLFEEIENIVRRLPELDVFILDSVGLPILGKYARANFKQRGEAMLSMHALLADIKDWAHKKQAIAIVINQDKSTISREETESGEEILEPFGGKGAYFVKEILRLIPVRRDRNITRSLLLAHDCRKLGRGAPVAEISITADRFDFSWKLKEREAPIGIPESSFKDFEILINEASTDADLDKVKNQIPWDSLSPEQKKTLSDLGKEKRRQIREGKTKEAPF